In a single window of the Acidobacteriota bacterium genome:
- a CDS encoding IS110 family transposase — MSFFSKTTRATDGPRWFGIDLAKRESQVAVLDAGGVQIETKRFATTRECFLLIAAELREGDTAALEVTTNSTSIARLLRGNSQARVIVSNPIKTKTIAQAKIKTDKIDARVLAELARVGYLPEVWLPDEDTEALRQFITDRVSLVRRRTECKNTIHSVLHRNMVHQERSDLFGASGRKWLENIVRGEGIKTPVPELDRMRIGSLLNEIDRIDALVADLESVIASYVALRPHLKEQMDRLLSITGVNLVVASSLIGTIGDIGRFPDKKKLAAYFGVVPSTYQSGDTSRNGRITKQGRAEARWLIIEAAEILRRSPGPMRALYSRIQRKRNHNVAVVAVARKLVELVHHLLSNKEDYVYKLPRLTMEKRSRWRFLAKKKLGIEIKSAAAKRSGRSALYGTGIDVQGRKLKSQIAKQAAADAERLYTAIVDQRKRHLDDPSSPLIPSTDLLFDPTSPTETDWERILSQHTEKLLLRFQKRETKRSKSTSPPDIA; from the coding sequence ATGAGCTTCTTTTCAAAGACAACAAGAGCGACGGACGGTCCGCGTTGGTTCGGGATCGATCTCGCAAAGCGTGAATCGCAGGTCGCGGTTCTCGACGCCGGTGGTGTTCAGATCGAGACAAAGCGATTCGCGACGACCCGAGAGTGCTTTCTTCTGATCGCGGCCGAGCTGAGAGAAGGCGATACGGCCGCACTCGAGGTGACGACCAACTCGACATCTATCGCAAGGCTCCTGCGGGGCAACTCACAAGCACGAGTGATCGTCTCCAACCCGATCAAGACAAAGACGATCGCCCAGGCAAAGATCAAGACCGACAAGATCGACGCACGGGTTCTGGCTGAGCTTGCCCGCGTCGGATACCTGCCCGAGGTCTGGCTGCCGGACGAGGACACCGAAGCGTTGCGTCAGTTCATCACGGACCGAGTATCTCTGGTCAGACGACGCACGGAATGCAAGAACACCATCCATTCCGTGCTTCACCGCAATATGGTGCATCAGGAGCGAAGCGACCTGTTCGGAGCTTCAGGACGAAAATGGCTCGAGAATATCGTTCGCGGTGAAGGCATCAAGACGCCGGTTCCCGAACTCGACCGAATGAGGATCGGTTCACTTCTCAACGAGATCGACCGCATCGACGCACTTGTTGCCGATCTCGAATCGGTGATCGCATCCTATGTCGCACTGCGTCCACATCTCAAAGAACAGATGGACCGGCTGCTTTCCATTACGGGCGTCAATCTCGTGGTCGCTTCGAGCCTGATCGGAACCATCGGCGACATCGGCAGGTTCCCGGATAAAAAGAAACTCGCCGCCTACTTCGGTGTCGTTCCTTCTACATATCAGTCGGGCGACACTTCACGCAACGGACGGATCACCAAGCAGGGACGAGCCGAGGCCCGCTGGCTGATCATCGAAGCGGCCGAGATACTTCGCCGATCACCCGGCCCGATGCGGGCTCTCTACTCCCGCATTCAGAGAAAGCGGAACCACAATGTTGCGGTCGTCGCCGTCGCTCGCAAACTTGTCGAACTCGTCCATCATCTTTTGTCGAACAAAGAGGACTATGTCTACAAGCTGCCTCGACTCACAATGGAAAAACGATCCCGCTGGCGTTTTCTCGCAAAGAAGAAACTCGGCATCGAGATCAAGAGTGCCGCCGCCAAACGGAGTGGGCGTTCGGCTCTCTACGGAACCGGCATCGACGTCCAGGGGCGCAAACTCAAATCGCAGATCGCAAAACAAGCTGCCGCCGATGCGGAACGTCTTTACACCGCGATCGTCGATCAGCGAAAGCGACATCTCGACGATCCGTCATCACCGCTCATTCCATCCACGGATCTTCTCTTCGACCCGACAAGCCCGACCGAGACCGACTGGGAACGCATCCTCTCGCAGCACACGGAGAAACTGCTATTGCGATTCCAAAAACGCGAAACCAAACGCTCCAAGTCCACATCACCGCCCGATATTGCATAA
- a CDS encoding IS110 family transposase produces the protein MSFFSKTTRATDGPRWFGIDLAKRESQVAVLDAGGVRIETKRFATTRECFLLIAAELREGDTAALEVTTNSTSIARLLRGNSQARVIVSNPIKTKTIAQAKIKTDKIDARVLAELARVGYLPEVWLPDEDTEALRQFITDRVSLVRRRTECKNTIHSVLHRNMVHQERSDLFGTSGRRWLENIIRGEGIKTPVPELDRMRIGSLLNEIDRIDALVADLESVIASYVALRPHLKEQMDRLLSITGVNLVVASSLIGTIGDIGRFPDKKKLAAYFGVVPSTYQSGDTSRNGRITKQGRAEARWLIIEAAEILRRSPGPMRALYSRIQRKRNHNVAVVAVARKLVELVHHLLSNREDYVYKLPRLTMEKRSRWRFLAKKKLGIEIKSAAAKRGGRSALYGTGIDVQGRKLKSQITKQAAADAERLYAAIVDQRKRHLDDPSSPLIPSTDLLFDPTSPSETDWERILSQHTERLLLRYQKREATRSKSTPRPDIA, from the coding sequence ATGAGCTTCTTTTCAAAGACAACAAGAGCGACGGACGGTCCGCGTTGGTTCGGGATCGATCTCGCAAAGCGTGAATCGCAGGTCGCGGTTCTCGACGCCGGTGGTGTTCGGATCGAGACAAAGCGATTCGCGACGACCCGAGAGTGCTTTCTTCTGATCGCGGCCGAGCTGAGAGAAGGCGATACGGCCGCACTCGAGGTGACGACCAACTCGACATCTATCGCAAGGCTCCTGCGGGGCAACTCACAAGCACGAGTGATCGTCTCCAACCCGATCAAGACAAAGACGATCGCCCAGGCAAAGATCAAGACCGACAAGATCGACGCACGGGTTCTGGCTGAGCTTGCCCGCGTCGGATACCTGCCCGAGGTCTGGCTGCCGGACGAGGACACCGAAGCGTTGCGTCAGTTCATCACGGACCGAGTGAGCCTCGTTCGTCGGCGGACCGAATGCAAGAACACCATCCATTCCGTGCTTCACCGCAATATGGTGCATCAGGAGCGAAGCGATCTCTTTGGAACATCAGGACGACGCTGGCTCGAGAACATCATCCGGGGTGAAGGCATCAAGACCCCGGTTCCGGAACTCGACCGGATGAGGATCGGGTCACTTCTCAACGAGATCGACCGCATCGACGCACTCGTTGCCGATCTCGAATCAGTGATCGCATCTTATGTCGCACTCAGACCACATCTCAAAGAACAGATGGACCGGCTGCTGTCCATAACCGGCGTCAATCTGGTGGTCGCTTCGAGCCTGATCGGAACCATCGGCGACATCGGCAGGTTCCCGGATAAAAAGAAACTCGCCGCCTACTTCGGTGTCGTTCCTTCTACATATCAGTCGGGCGACACTTCACGCAACGGACGGATCACCAAGCAGGGACGAGCCGAAGCCCGTTGGCTGATCATCGAGGCGGCCGAGATACTTCGTCGTTCTCCGGGGCCGATGCGGGCTCTCTACTCCCGCATCCAGCGAAAGCGAAACCACAACGTCGCGGTCGTCGCTGTTGCTCGTAAACTTGTCGAACTCGTCCATCATCTTCTCTCGAACCGCGAGGACTATGTATATAAGCTGCCTCGCCTCACGATGGAAAAGCGTTCCCGCTGGCGTTTTCTCGCGAAGAAGAAACTGGGCATCGAGATCAAGTCTGCTGCCGCTAAAAGAGGAGGCCGGTCTGCTCTCTACGGCACAGGCATCGATGTTCAGGGACGCAAGCTCAAGTCGCAGATCACAAAGCAGGCCGCCGCCGATGCCGAGCGTCTCTATGCGGCGATCGTTGATCAGCGAAAGCGCCATCTCGACGATCCGTCTTCACCGCTCATCCCATCGACCGATCTTCTCTTCGATCCGACAAGCCCGAGCGAAACCGACTGGGAACGCATCCTCTCACAGCACACCGAGCGCCTCCTGCTCAGGTACCAGAAACGCGAGGCCACACGCTCCAAGTCCACCCCACGGCCCGATATCGCATAA
- a CDS encoding DUF4326 domain-containing protein yields the protein MTGQPASVVHCKKDRFDVYIGRPSKWGNPFTHISDRKTRAEFIVGSREEAIKRYEDYLFSSGLIAHIEELRGKVLACWCKPQSCHGDVLVLVLNTLRKNRDR from the coding sequence ATGACAGGACAACCAGCTTCGGTAGTTCACTGCAAGAAGGATCGATTCGACGTTTATATCGGACGGCCTTCGAAATGGGGCAATCCCTTCACACACATATCGGACCGCAAGACCAGGGCCGAGTTCATTGTTGGGTCGAGGGAAGAGGCTATCAAACGCTACGAGGACTATCTTTTTTCAAGCGGACTGATAGCTCACATTGAAGAACTGCGGGGAAAGGTTCTCGCGTGCTGGTGCAAACCACAATCTTGTCACGGCGACGTACTGGTACTGGTACTAAATACGCTGCGCAAAAACCGGGACCGCTAA
- a CDS encoding VCBS repeat-containing protein codes for MSLSESHGVVKRKRLLAWCGVLGFVVLVTLGVFASNGWLPSTDPMTGRKTGWFGRQLPKNASSSWNPLAAPNPIPTPQLSKEYVYASGSRLLAVEDANANAAPPADIAVWTPSNGWWAVMGQTGSQATGLQFGMSGDIPVPGDYDGDGKTDFAVFRPSSQAIFYVWPSGGGGYYGYQWGVTGDKPAMGDFDGDGKHDIVIARPNTGSNSLDWWIRKSSDSTYYAVSWGVPTDDLAVADYS; via the coding sequence ATGTCTCTGTCAGAATCCCACGGTGTCGTAAAGCGTAAAAGGCTTTTGGCGTGGTGCGGTGTGCTCGGGTTTGTGGTTCTTGTCACACTTGGGGTATTCGCTTCTAATGGCTGGCTGCCTTCGACCGACCCGATGACGGGCAGGAAGACCGGTTGGTTTGGAAGACAACTTCCAAAGAACGCCTCAAGCAGTTGGAATCCATTGGCCGCACCGAACCCAATACCAACACCGCAACTTTCAAAAGAGTACGTATATGCTTCCGGATCACGACTGCTTGCGGTCGAAGATGCTAATGCAAACGCCGCTCCGCCTGCGGACATTGCCGTTTGGACGCCGAGCAATGGTTGGTGGGCGGTCATGGGCCAGACCGGATCACAGGCAACGGGATTGCAGTTCGGCATGTCCGGCGATATTCCCGTTCCCGGGGACTATGATGGTGATGGCAAGACGGACTTTGCGGTCTTTCGTCCTAGCTCCCAAGCGATCTTTTACGTCTGGCCGAGCGGCGGCGGTGGCTATTACGGATACCAGTGGGGAGTTACAGGCGACAAGCCCGCGATGGGGGATTTCGACGGCGACGGCAAGCACGACATCGTGATCGCCCGGCCCAACACAGGTTCGAATTCGCTTGATTGGTGGATCCGAAAGAGTTCCGATTCGACCTACTATGCGGTCAGTTGGGGGGTTCCTACGGACGACCTTGCCGTGGCGGATTATTCATGA
- a CDS encoding single-stranded DNA-binding protein, which produces MAASISILGNAGGNAELRYSNQGAAIASFSMASNSFKKTEQGKVQITEWYNVTAFGKLAETIAANVTKGTHLLVLGRLTFKPWMTKDGDPRAGAEVILQSFEFAGGNRNNGPEHYAEPAAEEPQYTGPIGDPPAATNGQAVVETTVVTDEPYVDQF; this is translated from the coding sequence ATGGCAGCTTCGATTTCAATTCTAGGAAACGCGGGCGGCAACGCCGAACTTCGATACTCGAATCAGGGGGCGGCGATCGCTTCGTTTTCGATGGCATCCAATTCATTCAAGAAGACCGAGCAGGGGAAAGTGCAGATCACCGAGTGGTACAACGTTACTGCATTCGGCAAGCTCGCGGAGACGATCGCCGCGAACGTCACTAAGGGGACGCACCTGCTTGTGTTGGGAAGACTCACGTTTAAGCCCTGGATGACGAAAGACGGAGATCCACGAGCGGGTGCCGAGGTGATCCTTCAGTCGTTCGAGTTCGCGGGCGGCAATCGAAATAACGGGCCGGAGCATTACGCCGAACCGGCCGCCGAGGAGCCGCAGTATACGGGACCGATCGGCGATCCACCAGCGGCCACGAACGGCCAGGCCGTCGTTGAAACAACCGTGGTTACGGACGAGCCCTATGTGGATCAGTTCTGA
- a CDS encoding single-stranded DNA-binding protein, whose product MGANISIIGNLGKAPETKISDNGTLMASFSIASNTFRKTSEGKEQKTDWFRVIAFGRQAETLAQYVKKGTGLAVQGRLTFNPWVDRDGNPQAGADIILQEFQFLPSGRRDDTGDPGAMSEYVPNGVQEVGQQAAAY is encoded by the coding sequence ATGGGAGCGAATATTTCGATCATAGGAAATCTCGGAAAGGCACCGGAGACGAAGATCAGCGATAACGGAACACTGATGGCGAGTTTTTCGATAGCCTCGAACACTTTCAGGAAAACCTCGGAGGGCAAGGAGCAGAAAACCGACTGGTTCCGCGTTATCGCTTTCGGCCGGCAGGCGGAGACGCTTGCACAATACGTCAAGAAAGGTACGGGCCTTGCGGTACAGGGCAGGCTGACGTTCAATCCCTGGGTTGACCGCGACGGTAACCCCCAGGCCGGAGCAGACATCATTCTGCAGGAGTTCCAGTTCCTCCCCAGCGGACGACGTGATGATACCGGAGATCCGGGAGCGATGTCCGAATATGTACCTAATGGCGTACAGGAGGTCGGACAGCAGGCGGCGGCTTATTGA
- a CDS encoding VCBS repeat-containing protein has protein sequence MSLSGSHDVGKRKKLFTWFGAFGLVVLVTLGVFASNGWLPRTDPLSGEKYGWFGKKLPKQATSAWNPFPPLDPTPQLSKEYIYASGSRLLAVEDANANAAPPADIAVWTPSNGLWAVMGQTGSQATGLQFGMSGDIPVPGDYDGDGKTDFAVFRPSSSAIFYVWPSGGGSYYGYYWGVTGDKPAMGDFDGDGKHDIVIARPNTGSNSLDWWIRKSSDSTYYAVSWGVPTDDLAVADYDGDGIADRAVYRSSDQTFYIIRSSDGGFFGVDIGVTGTVVSSDYS, from the coding sequence ATGTCTCTGTCAGGATCCCACGATGTCGGAAAGCGAAAGAAGCTTTTTACGTGGTTTGGTGCGTTCGGGCTTGTGGTTCTTGTCACACTTGGGGTATTCGCTTCGAACGGGTGGCTGCCTCGGACCGATCCGCTGAGCGGCGAGAAGTATGGATGGTTCGGCAAGAAACTGCCGAAGCAGGCCACCTCCGCATGGAACCCTTTCCCTCCGCTCGACCCCACGCCGCAACTTTCAAAAGAGTACATATATGCTTCGGGATCGCGGCTGCTTGCGGTCGAAGATGCGAATGCAAACGCGGCTCCGCCTGCGGACATTGCCGTTTGGACGCCGAGCAATGGATTGTGGGCCGTCATGGGCCAAACTGGGTCGCAGGCGACGGGATTGCAGTTCGGCATGTCTGGCGATATTCCCGTTCCAGGCGATTACGACGGCGACGGAAAAACAGATTTTGCGGTCTTTCGACCCAGCTCGTCGGCGATCTTTTACGTCTGGCCAAGTGGCGGCGGGAGCTACTATGGATATTACTGGGGCGTGACCGGCGACAAACCCGCGATGGGAGATTTCGATGGCGACGGCAAGCACGACATCGTGATCGCCCGGCCCAACACAGGTTCGAATTCGCTTGATTGGTGGATCCGAAAGAGTTCCGATTCGACCTACTATGCGGTCAGTTGGGGGGTTCCTACGGACGACCTTGCCGTGGCGGATTACGACGGAGACGGCATCGCCGACCGTGCCGTCTACCGATCTTCCGACCAGACCTTCTACATCATCCGTTCGAGCGACGGCGGATTCTTTGGGGTTGACATAGGCGTGACCGGAACGGTTGTCAGCTCCGACTATTCATGA
- a CDS encoding relaxase/mobilization nuclease domain-containing protein gives MRIVASVQAKRGSSRGLVHYIAHSKLDIERESLNVRELFNDFADNLSVTSANNSMRIGIAKGRPSNDELHHIVLSFRPDDYRKFGSTEKQRRRALKETTRAAMQRLEKELSADRLSWAAAVHLNTENPHVHIALQKQYFTRDLERETLTKIPRKALPHFERNEVEKVLVPGFPDRGRHRKDGASRQ, from the coding sequence ATGAGGATCGTCGCGAGCGTGCAGGCAAAACGCGGGAGTTCGCGCGGCCTCGTTCACTATATTGCCCACAGCAAACTGGATATTGAGCGCGAATCGTTGAATGTCCGCGAGCTCTTCAATGACTTCGCGGACAACCTGTCCGTGACGAGCGCCAACAATTCGATGAGGATCGGAATCGCGAAAGGGCGGCCATCGAACGACGAACTCCACCACATAGTTCTCTCGTTCCGTCCCGATGATTACCGCAAATTCGGATCAACCGAAAAGCAGCGACGCCGTGCTCTTAAAGAGACGACACGTGCGGCGATGCAGCGGCTTGAAAAGGAGCTTTCGGCCGACCGGCTTTCGTGGGCGGCCGCAGTTCATCTGAATACCGAGAATCCGCACGTCCATATCGCACTTCAGAAGCAGTATTTCACCAGAGACCTGGAGCGCGAGACTCTGACCAAAATTCCGCGTAAAGCCCTACCTCATTTCGAACGCAATGAGGTCGAAAAGGTTCTTGTGCCCGGTTTTCCTGATCGAGGCCGCCACCGAAAGGATGGAGCATCTCGTCAGTAG
- a CDS encoding RHS repeat-associated core domain-containing protein, which yields MIDRYGNREFDAANTTTLGSCTQAVCNPDINTANNRFSSGQGYSYDQNGNVTQDAEGKRFAYDAENHQKEFFSASNPGTTPDATYHYDGDGRRIKKVTATETTVFVYNASGQLVAEYSTQISQTPQVSYLTTDHLGSPRVVSDQLGAVKDRKDYSAFGEETISAQRQSALGYTAAGDELRKGYTGYEKDNESGLDFAQARYYNSTHGRYTSIDPLTASASIRNPQTFNRYSYVLNSPYKYTDPLGLLPISWNTSFGGGGGFCSASSASCEDGEDLTTSSIEAYRQQQQEEERKRQQDKEKKKQEEKRKKEEERQKKQKQKKPESPPKPRASEEEEVIKVETNINKDLKVISVSSDYIDKDETGQVPVGGRFSITYRFSISTPQDADNLDLSSYGSVESTTSKAFDATENLESVSSKVAVVGTKGSATIIEKTETFRVLADKNSNIRRGEQGTRAINYFVVARNPASAGSGSVRKRSTISNYIEVRVGGRIR from the coding sequence GTGATCGACCGTTACGGCAATCGCGAGTTCGACGCGGCAAACACGACAACTCTGGGCAGCTGCACGCAGGCGGTTTGCAACCCTGATATCAATACTGCGAACAATAGGTTCTCTTCAGGCCAGGGCTATTCGTACGATCAAAACGGCAATGTTACGCAGGACGCCGAGGGCAAGCGGTTTGCATATGATGCGGAGAACCATCAGAAGGAGTTCTTCAGCGCGAGCAATCCCGGCACGACCCCGGACGCGACCTACCATTACGACGGCGACGGCCGCAGAATAAAGAAGGTTACAGCCACGGAAACGACCGTGTTCGTCTACAACGCGAGCGGGCAACTTGTGGCGGAGTACTCGACTCAAATCAGTCAGACGCCGCAGGTTAGCTATTTGACAACCGATCATCTCGGGAGCCCGAGAGTCGTTTCCGATCAGCTGGGAGCAGTTAAGGACAGGAAGGACTATTCCGCCTTTGGCGAGGAAACGATATCAGCCCAACGGCAGAGCGCCTTGGGCTACACCGCTGCCGGTGACGAGCTTCGGAAAGGCTACACCGGCTACGAGAAAGATAATGAAAGCGGACTCGACTTCGCCCAGGCGAGATACTACAACTCGACGCACGGACGGTACACCAGTATCGACCCTCTGACGGCCAGCGCGAGCATCAGAAACCCTCAGACGTTCAACCGATACAGCTACGTCCTGAACTCCCCGTACAAATACACCGATCCCCTCGGTCTGCTACCAATTTCATGGAACACGTCGTTCGGCGGAGGCGGCGGTTTCTGCTCTGCATCCAGTGCGAGTTGCGAAGACGGTGAAGACCTAACAACTTCTTCAATCGAGGCCTATCGACAACAACAACAAGAAGAAGAGCGAAAACGGCAACAGGATAAAGAAAAGAAGAAACAGGAAGAAAAACGGAAAAAAGAAGAAGAACGACAGAAGAAACAAAAACAAAAGAAGCCTGAGAGTCCGCCTAAACCGAGAGCTTCCGAAGAAGAGGAGGTAATTAAGGTTGAAACTAACATTAACAAGGACCTCAAGGTAATCTCGGTCAGTTCAGACTATATAGACAAGGACGAAACTGGCCAAGTACCGGTCGGTGGAAGATTCTCAATTACCTATCGTTTTTCCATTTCGACCCCCCAAGACGCCGACAATCTCGATTTATCGAGCTACGGAAGCGTTGAATCAACAACTAGCAAGGCATTTGATGCGACAGAGAATTTAGAAAGTGTAAGTTCGAAAGTTGCCGTTGTTGGGACAAAAGGTTCAGCGACAATCATCGAAAAAACCGAGACGTTTAGAGTTCTAGCCGATAAGAATAGCAACATCCGGAGAGGGGAACAGGGGACACGAGCAATAAACTACTTCGTGGTAGCCCGAAATCCAGCTTCAGCCGGTAGCGGTAGCGTTAGAAAAAGATCAACCATCAGCAACTATATAGAGGTGCGTGTCGGCGGAAGAATACGATAG
- a CDS encoding transposase gives MLVDTSKIRFDNGPEFTSIAVADWAETNEVELEFIKPGRPMQNGFIERFNRTYRQAVLDMYIFESLEEVRRLTAEWLDFYIARRPHDALGGQPPRPDYLREPSSVGISATSSRNPGKSTLNWR, from the coding sequence ATGCTTGTTGACACGTCGAAGATCAGATTCGACAACGGGCCGGAGTTCACATCGATCGCCGTGGCCGACTGGGCCGAGACGAACGAGGTCGAACTCGAATTCATCAAGCCCGGCCGCCCGATGCAGAACGGTTTCATCGAACGGTTCAACCGAACATATCGGCAGGCGGTGCTTGATATGTATATCTTTGAAAGTTTGGAAGAGGTGAGACGATTGACGGCCGAGTGGCTCGATTTCTACATCGCCCGCCGTCCCCATGACGCCCTCGGAGGCCAACCTCCAAGACCTGATTACTTGAGAGAACCTTCGAGTGTGGGCATCTCGGCAACGTCCTCTCGTAACCCCGGAAAGTCCACTTTAAACTGGCGCTAA